One Lentisphaera araneosa HTCC2155 DNA window includes the following coding sequences:
- a CDS encoding type II toxin-antitoxin system HipA family toxin, whose amino-acid sequence MKKLKVYYQSSLSNKRLVGILAENNRKIYFEYDSDFLLDPLWLSPFKLAPKPGLHEFKDHEFSTVFGLFDDSLPDGWGLLLMDRFFRKQGLDPHKLSVLDRLAYLGSRSMGALTYEPCTNQEQFLQESLSLKSMASEVEKVWQGSIHEVLPQLLHYGGSPGGARPKVLAGIKKDEIITADTLPSDFQAWILKFVAPNEHLDSGKIEYVYSTMAQQAGLIMPKTRLFQSEDNHYYFGIKRFDREAGERFHIHTFGNLIHSNFRIPSNDYLDLLKLTRILTKKQNDVEQLFRQAVFNLCSNNRDDHVKNFSFIYTNQDWSATPAYDLTFNRGPGAEHSMSFCGEGKNPSKEQLLDLAKISGIKLGKAKTIIEEVAEAVNQFKVLAKEYQIDEKEVSQINKLIQANLRRLI is encoded by the coding sequence ATGAAAAAGCTTAAGGTGTATTATCAAAGCAGTTTAAGCAATAAGCGACTCGTGGGTATTTTGGCAGAGAACAATAGAAAAATTTACTTTGAATATGATAGTGACTTTCTCCTGGACCCCCTTTGGCTTTCACCATTTAAATTAGCACCGAAGCCGGGCTTACACGAATTTAAAGATCATGAATTTTCTACTGTTTTTGGTCTTTTTGATGATTCATTACCCGATGGTTGGGGCTTGCTATTAATGGATCGCTTTTTCCGTAAGCAAGGGCTAGATCCACATAAGCTTTCCGTGCTCGATCGTTTGGCTTATTTGGGTTCACGAAGTATGGGCGCATTAACTTATGAGCCTTGTACTAATCAAGAGCAGTTTTTGCAAGAAAGCCTCAGTTTAAAATCCATGGCAAGTGAAGTGGAAAAAGTTTGGCAGGGATCAATTCATGAAGTTTTACCTCAGTTATTACATTACGGAGGTAGTCCAGGGGGAGCTCGACCAAAGGTTTTGGCCGGAATAAAAAAGGATGAAATCATTACGGCGGACACTCTACCATCAGACTTTCAAGCATGGATACTTAAGTTTGTGGCGCCAAATGAGCATCTTGACTCAGGAAAAATAGAGTATGTTTACTCTACTATGGCGCAACAAGCTGGTTTGATAATGCCTAAAACAAGACTTTTTCAGAGTGAGGATAATCACTATTATTTTGGCATCAAACGTTTTGATAGAGAAGCAGGTGAACGCTTTCACATTCATACATTTGGTAACCTAATTCATTCAAATTTTCGCATTCCATCGAATGATTATCTAGATCTATTAAAGCTGACGCGAATCTTGACAAAAAAGCAAAATGATGTAGAACAGCTTTTTCGACAAGCAGTCTTTAATTTGTGCAGTAATAATCGTGATGATCACGTGAAAAACTTTTCATTTATTTATACAAATCAGGACTGGTCAGCAACACCAGCATATGATTTAACCTTTAATAGGGGCCCCGGAGCTGAACATAGTATGAGTTTTTGCGGAGAAGGTAAAAACCCTAGCAAAGAACAGCTTCTAGATTTAGCCAAGATATCTGGAATAAAATTGGGCAAAGCAAAGACAATAATAGAAGAAGTCGCTGAAGCGGTTAACCAATTCAAGGTACTTGCCAAAGAATATCAAATTGATGAAAAAGAAGTCAGCCAAATTAATAAGTTAATACAAGCTAATCTGAGGCGCTTGATTTAA
- a CDS encoding helix-turn-helix domain-containing protein gives MYYLNTPEEISILLAERLREKRLALGWKQQTLSDRSGVSLASLRRFEKTGLISLQSLLKLAFALDHLEDFEQLFQAPIASSLKDLEVRESTAKRGRL, from the coding sequence ATGTATTATTTAAATACTCCAGAAGAGATTTCCATCCTCTTGGCAGAAAGGCTACGTGAGAAGCGCTTGGCTTTAGGCTGGAAGCAACAAACCTTATCCGATCGTTCCGGGGTAAGCCTAGCTTCTTTACGCCGTTTTGAAAAAACCGGACTCATTTCACTACAATCTTTACTCAAGCTTGCTTTTGCATTAGATCATTTAGAAGATTTTGAACAGCTATTTCAAGCCCCAATAGCGAGTAGTTTAAAGGATTTGGAAGTTCGTGAGTCGACAGCAAAACGAGGGCGTTTATGA
- a CDS encoding sulfatase family protein — MNKLLLTLLFTLFLNQNAFAEDKPNILWLFQEDTSPWMGAYDYEVQKGETPVIDKMASEGVIFKRAYVPAPVCSACRSAVIVGANQFRFGAHEHRSRRGKGALPLPQGMKTLPQLFKEAGYATFNQGKDDYNFTYPPSTYIKVNGKQTSMSWREMPKGKPFFGQIQLKGGKTNTGKFPRERKTNPGAVTVPADYPQNQMYREIVAQHCDTIRSDDDRIGRILDELKKDGLMGKTIVVYFSDHGANNLIRHKQMPTEAGLHVPLVIIGPEKWVPKQAVRNDLVTILDVSATSLTWAGIDYPEWIEGQNLFADDFKARSYVGSGRDRCDHTIDRVRTIRTDKYRYTRNYKLDRVFLQPQYRDNKDYLKFMRSEYAKGTLDPKLAEIYFGERPAEELYDITLDPAQVNNLAKLPKYQAVLKEHRQILNSWVAKGDLGAGQEPDIELEINGNGRFKGVNAEYERVRTDSDGDGLSDLWEQYNNRDPKDGQLMFEFDCGGWQNEGWISDGKTTNISGRQGFLNFDLIAEKASLKRSGLKLDSSRNQGDLVLRIRSNTPAEIQFSANGENIASSKVSGTDEFNDLNFALGANWAGTIKDLKLEFKAPAGTKIEIDWMRVK; from the coding sequence ATGAATAAACTTTTATTGACTTTACTCTTTACTTTGTTCCTAAATCAAAATGCCTTTGCAGAGGATAAACCCAATATTCTGTGGTTGTTTCAAGAAGATACTTCGCCATGGATGGGGGCTTACGATTATGAAGTACAAAAAGGGGAAACTCCAGTCATAGATAAAATGGCGAGTGAAGGAGTGATCTTTAAGCGAGCTTATGTGCCTGCGCCCGTTTGTTCTGCTTGTCGATCAGCTGTGATTGTCGGAGCTAATCAATTTCGCTTTGGTGCTCATGAACATCGTTCCCGTCGAGGGAAGGGGGCTTTACCTCTTCCTCAAGGAATGAAAACTCTACCTCAGCTTTTTAAGGAGGCGGGTTACGCCACTTTTAATCAGGGTAAAGATGATTATAACTTCACTTATCCTCCGAGTACATATATAAAAGTAAATGGTAAACAGACTTCAATGTCCTGGAGAGAAATGCCAAAAGGAAAACCTTTTTTTGGTCAAATTCAGCTCAAAGGTGGCAAAACTAACACCGGTAAATTTCCTAGGGAACGCAAAACAAATCCCGGAGCAGTGACTGTTCCTGCCGATTATCCCCAGAATCAAATGTATCGCGAGATCGTAGCTCAGCACTGCGATACGATTCGTTCAGATGATGATCGCATTGGCCGTATTCTCGATGAACTCAAAAAAGATGGACTCATGGGAAAAACGATTGTGGTGTACTTTTCCGATCATGGAGCCAATAACCTCATTCGTCACAAGCAGATGCCTACTGAGGCAGGACTTCACGTACCACTCGTTATCATTGGACCAGAAAAATGGGTTCCCAAGCAGGCAGTACGCAATGATTTGGTAACAATCCTCGACGTTTCGGCCACAAGCTTAACTTGGGCGGGGATTGATTACCCCGAGTGGATTGAGGGACAAAATCTTTTTGCGGATGATTTTAAGGCTCGAAGTTATGTTGGCTCAGGTCGCGACCGCTGTGATCATACTATTGATCGAGTGAGAACTATTCGTACAGACAAATACCGTTACACGCGCAACTACAAATTGGATCGAGTTTTCTTACAGCCTCAGTACCGCGACAATAAAGATTATCTCAAATTTATGCGCAGTGAATACGCCAAGGGAACACTAGACCCCAAGTTAGCAGAAATCTATTTTGGGGAACGTCCTGCAGAAGAACTCTATGATATCACTTTAGATCCAGCCCAAGTTAATAACCTAGCAAAACTTCCGAAGTACCAAGCAGTTCTCAAAGAGCATCGTCAGATTCTAAATTCATGGGTAGCTAAAGGCGATTTAGGTGCAGGTCAAGAACCCGATATTGAACTAGAGATTAACGGCAATGGCCGCTTCAAGGGCGTCAATGCTGAATACGAACGCGTGCGTACGGACTCAGATGGCGATGGTCTCTCTGACCTCTGGGAGCAGTATAATAATCGCGACCCCAAAGATGGGCAATTAATGTTTGAATTCGACTGTGGAGGCTGGCAAAATGAGGGCTGGATATCAGATGGTAAAACCACAAATATTTCTGGTCGACAGGGTTTTTTAAACTTTGACTTAATCGCGGAAAAAGCTTCACTCAAGCGCAGTGGCCTCAAACTTGATTCAAGTCGCAATCAAGGTGATTTAGTCTTGAGAATACGCTCCAATACACCAGCAGAAATTCAGTTTTCAGCAAATGGTGAAAATATCGCCTCAAGTAAAGTCTCAGGGACGGATGAATTTAACGATTTAAATTTTGCCCTGGGCGCAAATTGGGCAGGTACGATTAAAGATCTCAAACTTGAGTTTAAAGCTCCCGCGGGGACAAAAATTGAAATTGACTGGATGCGAGTGAAATAG
- a CDS encoding transposase, with translation MKPRNSQGLPEQEEYNFRYVDGSIVREPGATGSTWRLHYSMNAKTLAPDEITITDQKKGELLKNYSVKPNDVFIGDRIYPRRNGIIHVHSNGGYILCRFPPSLTPLHNDNGTPFKLLSKLRKLKLGDIGEYNVVIKHNEGQINARVCTMKKDHESTLKAQKAIHRKASKNSRKGSTRPETLEYAGYILILTTLAESVSPEKILNIYRSRWQIELLFKRLKSIIGAAPLYKKK, from the coding sequence ATGAAGCCAAGAAACTCACAGGGACTTCCTGAGCAAGAAGAATATAATTTTAGATATGTTGACGGCTCTATTGTCAGAGAACCAGGAGCAACAGGATCCACATGGAGGCTTCACTACTCTATGAATGCAAAAACCTTAGCGCCAGACGAGATTACTATAACGGATCAAAAAAAAGGAGAGTTACTTAAGAATTATTCCGTTAAACCAAATGACGTTTTCATTGGAGACCGTATTTATCCACGCAGAAATGGCATTATTCATGTCCATTCCAATGGAGGCTATATTCTTTGTCGCTTCCCTCCTAGCCTTACCCCTTTACATAACGACAATGGTACGCCTTTTAAACTCTTGTCGAAATTACGGAAATTGAAACTCGGAGATATCGGTGAATACAACGTTGTTATAAAACACAATGAAGGTCAAATAAACGCTCGAGTTTGTACTATGAAAAAAGATCATGAAAGTACTTTAAAAGCTCAAAAAGCGATTCATCGGAAAGCCAGTAAAAACAGTCGCAAAGGAAGCACAAGACCGGAAACTTTAGAGTATGCAGGATATATTTTAATCTTAACTACATTGGCTGAGTCTGTATCACCCGAAAAAATCCTTAATATTTATCGTAGCCGATGGCAAATAGAGCTTCTATTCAAGCGCTTAAAATCAATTATAGGTGCGGCACCCTTATACAAAAAAAAATGA